Within the Halorhodospira halophila genome, the region GTGGAGCACCTGGCCTACAAGGCGGATTTCCCCTACTGGTACATCCAGACCAACCGCAACATGGGTCGCCTGGCACAGCAGAGCAACGGCCTGCTGGCCCGCTACCGCCCGGCGGAGATCCGTGAGCACCGCCTGCCCGGGCTGATCCCCGGGCGCGGGGCACTGCAGATCCGTTTCGGCGCGGGCAGCGAGGCGCTGAATGTCATCCAGGTGCACATGGCCCTGGGCCGGCGGACCCGGATCCGGCAGATGGACTTCCTGGCCGAGCTGGTCAACGCCCACCGGCACGTGATCGTCATGGGCGACCTGAACTGCCGGACGGACAGCCCGGAGCTCGACCGCCTGGGGCGGCGCACCGACCTCTCCGAGCCCATCCACGGGCTGCACACCTTCCCCAGCTGGCGCCCGCGCCACAACATCGATCACATCCTGATCAGCTCCACGCTCCGGGTGCAGCGGGCCCGCGTGCTGGAATATCCCCTCTCGGACCACCTGCCCATCGCCATGGAGCTGGGCCTGCCCGAGGCAGTCCGGCTGCCTGCGGCATAACGCGCAGGGGTTTGTTGCCGCCCGCGGAACTGTATTACGCTCCCGCGTCAAGTTCCGACGGGGAGCATGGCCATGACGGATTTGCGGCAGTCGATCCATGGAGAGTGGGGATCGCGGTGGGCCTTCATTCTGGCGGCAACCGGCTCCGCCGTGGGCCTGGGCAACATCTGGCGCTTCCCCTACGTCGTCGGTGAGTACGGCGGCGGCGCCTTCATCCTGATCTACCTGGCCTGCATCCTCGCCATCGGCATCCCGGTGATGATGGCCGAGATCCTCATCGGCCGCCGCGGCCGCCAGAGCCCCATCAACACCATGCGCGCCCTGCCCGCCGAGTACGGCGGCGGACGCTGGTGGCAGATCCTTGGCTGGCTGGGGGTCTGCGCCGGCTTCCTGGTGCTCTCCTTCTACTCGGTGGTGGCGGGCTGGTCGCTCGCCTACGTCCCCTACACCGCCACCGGCACCTTCACCGGCGCCGAGACCAGCCAGGTGGAGGAGGTGTTCGGCAACCTGCTGGCCAGCCCGTGGCAGATGCTCTTCTGGCACACCCTGTTCATGGGGGCCACCGCCTACATCGTCCTGCGCGGGGTGCAGAACGGCCTGGAGCGCGCGGTGCGCCTGCTCATGCCGATCCTCTTCCTGCTGCTGCTGGTGATGGTCGGTTACGGCATGGGCGCCGGGGCGTTCGTCGAGGCGATGGACTTCATGTTCTCGCCGGACTTCAGCGCCATCGGCGGCGATGCGGTGCTGGTGGCGATGGGCCAGGCCTTCTTCACCCTCAGCCTAGGGCTTGGCGCGATCATGGCCTACGGCTCGTATCTGTCCAAGCGCTCCTCGATCCCCGGCAACAGCGGGCTGATCGCCGGCGCCGACACGGTCATCGCGCTGCTCGCCGGTCTGGCCATCTTCCCCATCGTGCTGGCCGCCGGGCTCGATCCGGACAGTGGGCCGGGCCTGGTCTTCGTGACCCTCTCCTACGGCTTCGGGCAGATGCCGCTGGGCGCGCTGTTCGGCACGCTGTTCTTCCTGCTGCTCTCCTTCGCCGCGCTCACCTCGGCGATCTCCATCATGGAGCCGGCCACCGCCTACTTGGTGGAGACGCGCGGCTGGAGGCGGCCCAAGGCGGCCGCAGCGGTGGCTGCCGCGGCCTGGCTGGTGGGCATCGGCTCGCTGCTGGCATTCAACGTCTGGGCCGGGTTCACCATCGCCGGGCTGAACTTCCAGGAGCTGGCCGAGTACCTCTCCACCAGCATCATGCTGCCGCTCGGCGGTCTGCTGATGGCGGTGTTCGCCGGCTGGGTGCTGCCGCGCAGCGTCACCGGCCAGGAGCTGGCGCTGCCCGGGTGGCTGTACCGGACCTGGCTGGTGCTGGTGCGCTACATCGTGCCGGCAGCGATCCTGGTGGTCTTCGCCAACAGCCTCGGGCTGCTCGGCTAGCCCGTGGGCGCCGGAGCCCGGCTCCGCCGGGCCACGGGATGAACGGACACCGCGCGGCGCCTAGGCGCTGCCGCGGTGTCGCTCTTTCAGGCCCACGTAGTGGTTGGCGGAGTAGCGCAGGTGCTCGCGCTCGGCGTCGGTCAGCTCGCGCACCGGCTTGGCCGGGTTGCCCAGGTAGAGGTAGCCCCCGGGCAGCTCCTTGCCCGGCGGCACCAGGGCGCCGGCCCCGATGATGCTCTCGGCGCCGACCACGGCCCCATCGAGGATCACCGAGCCGATCCCCACCAGGCAATGATCGCCCACGCGGCAGGCGTGGATCACCGCCTTGTGGCCCACCGTCACCTCGGCCCCGATCAGCGCCGGGAAGCCGCCGGGGCAGTAGGGACCGTCGTGGCCCACATGGACCACCGCGCCGTCCTGGATGTTGGTGCGCGCACCGACCTCGATGCGGTGGACGTCCCCGCGCAGGACGGCCGTGGGCCAGACCGAGACCTCCTCCTCGAGGGTCACGTCGCCGATGACCAGGGCCGTGGCATCGACCCAGGCCCCGGGACCGAGCTGCGGGCGGATGCCTCCGAATTCGCGGATCATGTCGGCTCCCGTTTGATTACAGGGTCACCAGTTCCTCGGCGCTGGTGGGGTGAATGGCCACCGTGTTGTCGAAATCGGCCTTGGTCGCCCCCATGCGCACCGCCACGGCGAAGCCCTGGAGCATCTCGTCGGCGCCCTCGCCGAAGAGGTGCACACCGACCACCCGCTGCTCGGCACCGACGGTCACCAGCTTCATGGCCGTGCGCCGCTTCACCTCTTGGGGGGCCAGGGCGTAGTTCATGGGGAAGAAGCGGGTCTGGTGGCAGGTGACCTGGTCGGCGCCGTAGGCGGCCTCGGCCTCCGGCTCGGTCATGCCCACGGTACCCAGCGGCGGGTGGGTGAAGACCACCGACGGGATATCCCGGTAATCCAGGCGGCTATCGCTCCGGCCGGCAAAGAGCCGATCGGCCAGGCGCCGCCCGGCGGCGATGGCCACCGGGGTGAGTGGGAAGTCGTTGCCGGTGACATCACCCACGGCCAGCACCGAATCCACCTCGGTGCGCTGGTAGTCGTCCACCGGGATGGTGCCGTCGGCCCGTGGGGTGATACCGGCACGCTCAAGACCCAGGCCGCCGGTGGCGGCGTCGCGGCCGATGGCCCAGATGACGGTATCGACGCCCTCGATGCGCCGGCCGTCCTCGGCCACCAGGGTGTGCCTGCCGTCCGCCTGGCGCTCGCAGGCGGCGGGGACGAAGTGGGTGCGCAGGTCGAAGCCGTCCACCTCCAGGCTCTCGGCCAGGGCCTCGCGCAGCAGCGGGTCGAAGCCGCGCAGGGGACCATCCCGACGCACGGTCAGCGTGGTCTCGGTGCCCAGGTGGTGCAGCACGCCGGCCAGCTCCACGGCGATGTAGCCGGCCCCGACGACCACGGCCCGACGGGGCTGCTCACGGAGTTGAAAGAAACCGTCGGAGTCGATGCCGTGCTCGGCCCCGGGGATCTCCGGCCGGCTCGGCCGCCCGCCGGGGGCGAGGAGGATGTAGCGCCCGTGCAGGGCCCGGCCGTCCACCTCGACGGTGTGGGCGTCACGCAGCTGCCCGGTTCCCCGGTAGAGCTCGATCCCGGCACGCTCGACGTTGGTGGCGTAGATCCCGTTGAGCCGCTCGACATAGGCGTCGCGGGCCCGGCACAGGGCCGCCCAGTCGAAGCCGGGGGCCTGCCCCAGGCTGAAGCCGAAGTCGGCGGCGCGCTCGAGCGCGGCGGCCGTCTCGCTGGCGTACCACATGACCTTCTTGGGCACGCAGCCGACATTGACGCAGGTGCCACCGAGCCGGTCGCGCTCGACCATGGCCACGCGGGCCCCGTGAGCCGCAGCGCGACGCGCCGTGGCCATGCCACCGCTGCCGCCACCGATGACGATCAGATCGTACTCGTCCGTCATGGACCCTCCTCGAAAACCGGCATCGGGCGAACCCCCCGCTCCCCCGGATCCGGTGCAGGGATCGTTCGCCGCACGCGTGCTAGAGTGTAACGCGTCCGCTGCTGAGGTGGTGATATGTCGCAAAACCCGCTGCTTGACGATCACTTGCTGCCGCCGTTTCCACGCATCCGCGCCGAGCATGTCGAACCCGCTGTGGAGACCCTCATCGAGGGCAGCCGCGAGGCCCTCGAGACGGCCCTAGCAGCCGGCCCGCCCTACACTTGGGAGGGCCTGATGCTGCCCCTGGAGGAGGCCGACGACCGGCTGGCCCGGGTCTGGGCACCGGTCGCCCACCTGCACGCCGTGGCCGATTCGCCGGAGCTGCGCCAGGCCTACAACGCCGCCCTCCCGGCACTCAGCGCGCACTACGCCGAGCAGGGCCAGGATCCGCGGCTCTACCGGGCGATCCACGATCTCTCGGAACGCGCCGCTGCGCTGGGCCTGGATCCAGCGCAGCGCAAGGTGATCGCCGACACCCTGCGCGATCTGGAACTCGCCGGTGTGGGGCTCGAAGAGCCGGCACGCAGCCGGTTCCGGGCCAACGCACAGCGCCTGGCCGAGCTCGGTGCCCGCTTTCAGGAGAACGTGCTCGACGCCACCCAGGCCTGGCACCTGGACGTGGACGAGGCGGCACTGGCCGGATTGCCCGGCTCGGCCCGCTCCATGGCCCGCCAGGCGGCGACCGAGGCCGGCGTCAGTGGCTACCGCCTGACCCTGCAGATGCCCAGCGTGCTGGCCGTGCTACAGCACGCCGAGGACCGCGAACTGCGCCGCGAGGTCTACACCGCCCACGCCACACGGGCCTCCGACGCCGGCCCCCACGCCGCGCACTACGACAACACCCCGGTGATGGAGGAGATCCTGCGCCTGCGCGCCGAGCAGGCCGATCTGCTTGGCTACCCCAGCTACGCCCACCAGGCCCTGGCACGGCGCATGGCCGACTCCCCCGAGGAGGTGCACGGCTTCCTCACCGATCTGGCCGAGCGCGCCCGCCCACGCGCCCAGGACGAGTTCGACGAGCTGCAGCGCTTCGCCTACGAGCGCGACGGGATCGATCACCTGGAGGTCTGGGACGTCCCCTACTACAGCGAGCGGCTCCGCGAGGAGCGCTTCCAGCTCTCCGACGAGACGCTGCGCCCGTACTTCCCGGCCGAGCACGTGGTCGAGGGGCTGTTCACGATCGCCGAGCGGTTGTTCGGGGTCCGCTTCCGGCTCCGCAACGACGTCGAGAGCTGGCACCCGGATGTCCGCTATTACGAGCTGCTCGATGCCGACGGGGCCGCGCGCGGCGGCCTCTACGCCGACCTCTACGCACGCACGGGCAAGCGCAGCGGCGCCTGGATGGGCGAGTGCTGCAGCCGGCGCCGCCGCGGCGACGGCGTTCAGCCCCCGGTGGCCTTCCTGACCTGCAACTTCATGCCCACCGCCGAGGGTGAGCCAGCGCTGCTGACCCACGACGAGGTGGTCACCCTGTTCCACGAGTTCGGCCACACCCTGCACCACCTGCTCACCCGCCAAGACTGGCGCCCGGTGGCGGGGATCCACGGGGTCGAGTGGGATGCGGTCGAGCTGCCCAGCCAGCTGCTGGAGAATTGGTGCTGGGAACGCGAGGGGCTGGATCTGCTGGCCGCTCACCACCAGACCGGCGAGCCACTCCCGCAGCCACTGTTCGAACGGCTGCGGGCCTCCCGCGACTTCCAGGCCGGGCTGCAGATGCTCCGCCAACTGGAGTTCTCACTGTTCGATCTGGAACTCCACCAGCGCCGGGACGCCCCGGAGGCGGCCGGCATCCTGAGCACCCTTGAGGATGTCCGCCGGCGCGTGGCGGTGGTCCACCC harbors:
- a CDS encoding endonuclease/exonuclease/phosphatase family protein, with the protein product MTNISYRLREGVYATLHPTLSPEAPATIRVVSYNIQNAIATSRYHHYFTRGWKHVLPDRQRQMNLERIGGWIEPYDLVGLQEVDAGSFRTGFMNQVEHLAYKADFPYWYIQTNRNMGRLAQQSNGLLARYRPAEIREHRLPGLIPGRGALQIRFGAGSEALNVIQVHMALGRRTRIRQMDFLAELVNAHRHVIVMGDLNCRTDSPELDRLGRRTDLSEPIHGLHTFPSWRPRHNIDHILISSTLRVQRARVLEYPLSDHLPIAMELGLPEAVRLPAA
- a CDS encoding sodium-dependent transporter → MTDLRQSIHGEWGSRWAFILAATGSAVGLGNIWRFPYVVGEYGGGAFILIYLACILAIGIPVMMAEILIGRRGRQSPINTMRALPAEYGGGRWWQILGWLGVCAGFLVLSFYSVVAGWSLAYVPYTATGTFTGAETSQVEEVFGNLLASPWQMLFWHTLFMGATAYIVLRGVQNGLERAVRLLMPILFLLLLVMVGYGMGAGAFVEAMDFMFSPDFSAIGGDAVLVAMGQAFFTLSLGLGAIMAYGSYLSKRSSIPGNSGLIAGADTVIALLAGLAIFPIVLAAGLDPDSGPGLVFVTLSYGFGQMPLGALFGTLFFLLLSFAALTSAISIMEPATAYLVETRGWRRPKAAAAVAAAAWLVGIGSLLAFNVWAGFTIAGLNFQELAEYLSTSIMLPLGGLLMAVFAGWVLPRSVTGQELALPGWLYRTWLVLVRYIVPAAILVVFANSLGLLG
- a CDS encoding gamma carbonic anhydrase family protein, translated to MIREFGGIRPQLGPGAWVDATALVIGDVTLEEEVSVWPTAVLRGDVHRIEVGARTNIQDGAVVHVGHDGPYCPGGFPALIGAEVTVGHKAVIHACRVGDHCLVGIGSVILDGAVVGAESIIGAGALVPPGKELPGGYLYLGNPAKPVRELTDAEREHLRYSANHYVGLKERHRGSA
- the gorA gene encoding glutathione-disulfide reductase, yielding MTDEYDLIVIGGGSGGMATARRAAAHGARVAMVERDRLGGTCVNVGCVPKKVMWYASETAAALERAADFGFSLGQAPGFDWAALCRARDAYVERLNGIYATNVERAGIELYRGTGQLRDAHTVEVDGRALHGRYILLAPGGRPSRPEIPGAEHGIDSDGFFQLREQPRRAVVVGAGYIAVELAGVLHHLGTETTLTVRRDGPLRGFDPLLREALAESLEVDGFDLRTHFVPAACERQADGRHTLVAEDGRRIEGVDTVIWAIGRDAATGGLGLERAGITPRADGTIPVDDYQRTEVDSVLAVGDVTGNDFPLTPVAIAAGRRLADRLFAGRSDSRLDYRDIPSVVFTHPPLGTVGMTEPEAEAAYGADQVTCHQTRFFPMNYALAPQEVKRRTAMKLVTVGAEQRVVGVHLFGEGADEMLQGFAVAVRMGATKADFDNTVAIHPTSAEELVTL
- a CDS encoding M3 family metallopeptidase, which translates into the protein MSQNPLLDDHLLPPFPRIRAEHVEPAVETLIEGSREALETALAAGPPYTWEGLMLPLEEADDRLARVWAPVAHLHAVADSPELRQAYNAALPALSAHYAEQGQDPRLYRAIHDLSERAAALGLDPAQRKVIADTLRDLELAGVGLEEPARSRFRANAQRLAELGARFQENVLDATQAWHLDVDEAALAGLPGSARSMARQAATEAGVSGYRLTLQMPSVLAVLQHAEDRELRREVYTAHATRASDAGPHAAHYDNTPVMEEILRLRAEQADLLGYPSYAHQALARRMADSPEEVHGFLTDLAERARPRAQDEFDELQRFAYERDGIDHLEVWDVPYYSERLREERFQLSDETLRPYFPAEHVVEGLFTIAERLFGVRFRLRNDVESWHPDVRYYELLDADGAARGGLYADLYARTGKRSGAWMGECCSRRRRGDGVQPPVAFLTCNFMPTAEGEPALLTHDEVVTLFHEFGHTLHHLLTRQDWRPVAGIHGVEWDAVELPSQLLENWCWEREGLDLLAAHHQTGEPLPQPLFERLRASRDFQAGLQMLRQLEFSLFDLELHQRRDAPEAAGILSTLEDVRRRVAVVHPPAWQRFPHSFAHIFAGGYAAGYYSYKWAEVLSADAFERFREEGLLERSVGQSLAENILEMGGAAPARELFQGFRGRPPSIEPLLRQSGLSDDPAPSRG